AGGCATCGTCCCCGGTGGTGGCGTGGCCCTCATCCAGGCCGGCAAGAACGCGTTCGCCAAGCTCGAGCTCACCGGTGACGAGGCCACGGGTGCGAACATCGTCAAGGTCGCCATCGAGGCGCCCCTGAAGCAGATCGCGCTCAACGCCGGCCTCGAGCCGGGCGTCGTCGCCAACAAGGTGTCGGAGCTCCCCGTCGGCCAGGGCCTGAACGCCGCGACCGGCGAGTACGTCGACATGTTCGCCGCGGGCATCATCGACCCGGCCAAGGTGACGCGCTCGGCTCTGCAGAACGCCGCGTCGATCGCCGGTCTGTTCCTCACGACCGAGGCCGTCGTCGCCGACAAGCCCGAGAAGGTTGCGGCTCCGGCCGGCGACCCCACGGGTGGCATGGACTTCTGAGTCCGGATCTCCACAGAAAGGCCCCTCTTCGGAGGGGCCTTTCTGCGTGACGGAGCACGATGACGACCGCGTCAGCGGAACATGCTCGCGGCGGAGCTCTCGGTCTGCGCGTACTGGGCGCCGGCGTTCCCCAGGGCGGTGCCGATGTCGCCGAGCGCGCTCTCCAGCTCGGTCTGTGCGGCCCGCCACCGATCGACCAACCCCTGGAAAGCAACGGCGGCGCTGCCCGTCCACGCACTCTGCAGCTGGGTGAGCTGGCCGAGCATCGCGGCGGTCTCTGATTGCAGGCGATCGGCGGTCGCGCGAATCGCCCCGGTGGCGCTGAGTACGGCATCCGAATCCACACTGAACGCGGTCATGGTGAGCTCCTTTCGTCGGTGTGGCGCCACGCTACCCAGCGGTGCAAGGGCGCGCGATGACGGCGAGTGCGCGCGTGCAGAATGCGCTCAGGAGAGGCGCTGGGGAGGAGCCGGCGCGCGGCGTCGCCGGCTCGGCGTCTCAGGGCTCGATGTGCAGCCGAGGCAGGGGCTGGGTCTCGATGAAGAGGTGCTCGGCGGCGTCGCGGCTCTGCGCGAGCGGGAAGGCGACGCGGAAGGTGGCACCCCCGCCGGGCGTCTCGCTCACCACGATCGATCCGTGCAGCGCGTCGACCACCGACGCCACGATGGACAGACCGAGACCAGAGCCGCCGGTCTCGCGCGTGCGTGAGGTGTCTGCGCGCCAGAACCGCTGGAAGATCTTCTCCCGCAGTTGCGGAGCGATGCCCTCGCCGTGATCGATGACCGAGATCCATCCCATTCCGCCCGGTTCGTCGACGCCCACGGCGAGCTCGATCGGCGAGCCGTCGGGTGTGTAGCGGCGCGCATTGCCGAGCAGGTTCGCGACGACCTGGCGGATGCGGTTCTCGTCGCCCAGGACGATGGGTTCCCGCTCGGAGGGCAGGGGCACCGCAGGGGCGGGGGAAGGTGCTGTGACCGTCTCGCCGTCGGCGCGCGGCCGGCGTCGCAGCAGTGCACCGATCGCCGCGGTCGGGGGCCGTCGACGCGTCGGGGCGCTGGCCGTGGGCGGCGCGGATGCCGGACGCAGCACCGCCGGGCGTGAGTCGTCGTCGACGAACGAGACGGTCCGTTCCGGCGAGGTCGCGCGCGCATCCAGCACCGCGTCGCGGGCGATCGGGCGCAGGTCTACGGGAGCGACGACGATGTCACGGCGCTCGTCGAGGCGGGCGAGGGCGAGCAGGTCCTCGACGAGGCCGCCCATGCGGATGGCCTCTTTCTCGATGCGTTCCATCGATTGCGCCGTCTGCTCGTCGCCCGAGATGGCGCCCATCCGGTACAGCTCCGCGTATCCGCGCACGGTCACCAGGGGTGTGCGCAGTTCATGACTGGCGTCGCCGATGAAGCGTCGCATCTGCAGCACGGTGGCGTCGCGCTGGCCGAGCGCCTGATCCACGCGGTCGAGCATGGCGTTGATCGCCGTCTTGAGCTTCCCGACTTCGGTGCCGGGAGCGATGTCGCCCATGCGCTGGCCGAAGTCGCCCCGCGCGATGGACATCGCCGTCTGCTCCACCTGCCCGAGGCTCCGGAACGCCAGCGTGACGAGCCAGCGGGTGAGCAGGGCGCTCACCAGGATCGTCATGAGCGCCAGAATCGTGTAGATGCCGACGAAGCTCGCCACCGTCTGATTCACGGGCGTCAACGGCAGGGCGAGCAGCTGGACGTTGTTCTCGCGTGCTCCCGGGATCTGCAGGATGTCGACGGCGGCATGGAAGGTCGTCTTGCCGTCGGCCGAGGTGAGATCGAACGGAGTCGTGCCCTGCATGAGGGTGCTGTCGAGACCGAACGTGGCCGGGAACACCGGTGGGTTGTCGGAGGGCGGGCCTCCGGTGGCCAGCCTCGTGCCGTCGGGCCCGTAGACGGCGATGTAGAAGGATGTCAGCGGCGGATAGTCGGCGGGCTCGAATTTGGCGACCCCGTCGACGACCTCGACGTTGAGCAGGCTGCTGGCCTGATCGAGCGTCACCGTCTGGCTGATCGACTGGTCGCGCTCGGCGATCTGGGCGTTGCGCAGGAACACCGCTGTACCGAACCCGGCGACGAGCAGTCCGCCGGTCAGCACGGCCACGGTGACGCCCGTGACCTTGGCCCGCAGGCTGATGCCGCGCCACCACGAGGTGAGGCGGTCGTTCTTCTTCGCGTGTGCCGCGTACACGCCGTCCGCCGTCATCGCCCCGCGATCAGGCGGTCTTGCCGGCCTTCAGCATGTAGCCGAAGCCGCGCTTGGTCTGGATGAGCGGCTCCGAGGAGTACGGGTCGATCTTGCGGCGCAGGTACGAGATGTAGCTCTCCACGATGCCCGCGTCGCCGTTGAAGTCGTACTCCCAGACGTGATCGAGGATCTGCGCCTTGCTGAGCACCCGGTTGGGGTTGAGCATGAGATAGCGCAGGAGCTTGAACTCGGTGGGGGACAGGTCGATCGAGACGTCTCCCACCGTGACGTCGTGCGTGTCCTGGTCCATGGTCAGCTCGCCGGCGCGGATGGTCGACTCCTCGTCGGCCTGCATGGTGCGTCGGAGAATCGCCTGGAGTCGCGCGACGATCTCGTCGAGGGAGAAGGGCTTGGTGACGTAGTCGTCGCCACCGGCGTTCAGCCCTTCGATCTTGTCCTCGGTCTCGTCCTTCGCCGTGAGGAAGAGGATGGGCGCCGTGTACCCCGCGCCGCGGAGGCGCTTGGTGACGCTGAACCCGTTCATGTCGGGGAGCATCACGTCGAGGATGATGAGGTCTGGTTCCTCTTCGAGCACGGCCGAGATGGTCTGCGCGCCGTTCGCGACGGCGCGCACCTGGTAGCCGGCGAACCTGAGGCTCGTGACCAGCAGGTCCCGGATGTTCGGTTCGTCGTCCACGACGAGGATGCGCGGTGCGGTCATAGCCCCATCCTGGCATCGCAACCCTTCCCTTTGCTGGATATCGGAGAAGATGGATGGATGACGACGCCCGCGCCGCAGGTCCCCGTCCCCCCGTCGGCACCGCTGTTCGCACCCCCGACGCCGCCCGTCCCGCCCACGATCGTCCGCACGGCCCGCGCCCTCCCGGTCGACGCCGTGATCGGTGGTCTCGCCTTCCACCGGCTGAACTTCGCGCGCCGTCGGTCGGGATGGTGGACCCCGCTGGTGACCGGCATCCTGGGCCTCGCGATCTACCTCGGGTTCCTCGTGTTCGTCATGGTCGTCATCGGGATCGCGCTCTTCCGCGACCCGGAGCGCCTGGACGACCTCGCACGCCTCGGTCAGTCGGGCGGCGTCGACATGGGCGACCCCCTCATGGTCGCGATCCTGCTCGGGACGATCGCCCTCATGCTTCCGGCCTACATCCTCGCGTCACTGATCGTGAACGGACGCCGGGTCGGGCTCGTCTCCTCGGCCGCGGGACGGCTGCGCTGGCGCTGGATGCTGCTGTGCGGTGCGCTCGCCGTCGGCGTGTCCGCCGTGCTGACCGTGGTCGGTCTCCTCCTCCCCGGCGGCACGGAGGAGCCCGCGACGGGCGGCCCGGCCCCGACCTGGCCGATCACGCTCGTGGTCGTGCTGCTGCTCGTTCCCGTGCAGGCGGCGGCGGAGGAGTACATCTTCCGCGGGTACCTCATGCAGAGCATCGGGCGCTGGCTGCGGCATCCGGCGTTCGCGATCCTCCTGCCCGTGCCGCTGTTCGTCCTCGGGCACGGCTACGACCTGCTCGGTCAGATCGGCGTCGGCCTGTTTGCCGTCGCTGCCGGCTGGCTCACGTGGCGCACCGGAGGACTGGAGGCGGCGATCGCCCTGCACGTCGTGAACAACCTCTCGGCGTTCCTGCTCTCGCTCGCCTCCGGCTCCAGCCCCACCGAGAGTTCGACGGGACTGGTCAGTTTTCTGTGGTCGTTCCTGCTGATCGCCGGATACGTCGCGATCGTCGAGTGGATGCTGGCGCGTCGTCCGCTGCCGCGCACGCTCGTCCTGCCGCCACCGGCTCCCGTGTGGTGAGCTACGCGGCGGCGATGCCCTCGGCATCCAGGATCGTGTAGCTGTAGCCCTGCTCGGCGAGGAAGCGCTGCCGGTTCTGCGCGAAGTCCTGGTCGACCGTGTCGCGCGCGATGAGCGTGTAGAAGCTCGCCGTGTGCCCGTTCGACTTCGGACGCAGCAGTCGTCCGAGCCGCTGCGCCTCCTCCTGGCGCGAGCCGAATGATCCCGACACCTGGATCGCGACCGAGGCGTCGGGCAGATCGATCGAGAAGTTCGCGACCTTCGAGACGACGAGGACAGGCAGGCGCGCCTCACGGAAGGCGGCGAACAGCTCCTCGCGCTCGTCCACGGGCGTCGCTCCGGTGATCTTCGGTGCGTCCAGAGCCTCGGACAGCACGTCGATCTGATCGAGATACTGGCCGATGACGAGGATCTGCTCTCCCGCGTGGCGGGCGACGAGATCCTTCACCACGCCGATCTTCGCGTGGGCCGTGGCGGCGAGACGGTAGCGCTCGTCGTCGGCGGATGCCGCGTACTCCATGCGGTCGGACGGCGGGAGGTCGACGCGCACCTCGTAGCAGACGGCCGGAGAGATGAAGCCCTGGGCCTCGATCTCCTTCCACGGAGCATCGAAGCGCTTGGGGCCGATGAGGCTGAAGACGTCCCCTTCGCGCCCGTCCTCTCGGACGAGCGTCGCGGTGAGTCCGAGTCGGCGACGCGCCTGCAGGTCGGCGGTGAGCTTGAAGACCGGTGCGGGAAGCAGATGCACCTCGTCGTAGACGATGAGGCCCCAGTCCAGCGCATCCAGGAGCGCGAGGTGCGCGTACTGGCCCTTTCGCTTCGCCGTGAGGATCTGATAGGTCGCGATGGTGACCGGCTTGATCTCCTTGGTCTGTCCCGAGTACTCGCCGATCTCCTCGGGGGTCAGCGTCGTGCGCTTGAGCAGCTCGTCGCGCCACTGGCGCGCGCTGACGGTGTTGGTGACGAGGATGAGGGTCGTCGTCTTCGTCTCGGCCATCGCCGCGGCCCCCACGAGCGTCTTGCCGGCGCCGCAGGGAAGCACGACGACACCCGAGCCGCCCTCGCTGAAGATGTCGACGGCCTGGCGCTGATACGGACGCAGGGTCCAGCCGTCCTCGTGCAGATCGATCTCGTGCGGGGTGCCGGGGGTGTAGCCGGCGTGATCCTCCGCCGGCCAGCCGATCTTCAGCAGTTCCTGCTTGATGTGCCCGCGCGCCCACGCGTCGATCACGTACGTGTCGGGGGAGGGGTGGCCGATCAGCAGGGGCTGGATGCGCTTGTTCTTCGCCATCTCGGCGAGAACCGCGGGGTCGGAGCCTCGCAGCACGAGTGCGCCCTCGGCATCCCGTTCGATGACCAGACGTCCGTAGCGGTTCACCGTCTCACGGATGTCGATCGACACCGATGCGGGCACGGGGAAGCGCGACCAGCGGTCGAGGGTGGCCAGCATGTCGTCGGCGCTGTGCCCCGCGGCGCGCGCGTTCCAGAGCCCCAGTCGGGTGACCCGGTAGGTGTGGATGTGCTCGGGTGCGCGCTCGAGCTCGGCGAAGATGGCGAGCTCGTGGCGCGCCGTCTCCGCGTGGGGGTGCGCGACTTCGAGCAGCACGGTGCGGTCGCTTTGCACGATGAGGGGGCCGTCAGCCATAGCGTCCCAGTCTACCGACCTCGCAGCGGCGGGGGCTCGCGTCACCAGCCGTGCGTGCGCGTGCGGACGGTCAGAGGGGGCGGATGCCGCTGATGCTGGATACCGGCAGGGTGCGCTCCACATCGACCGCCCGGTCGAGTCCCCGCAGGCGTCCGCCGCCGAGGCCGGTCGCCTCGATCGTGAACTCGCGCTCGGTGCCGTCGGGCATGCGGACGGCGACGACGATGGTGGCGCGCGCCTTGACCGCGTGATCCAGTTCGCGGCCGAGCCAGGCCGCGTCGGCATCGTCAGCGGGCGCGGCGCGCAGTCGTGCGAGGAGCGCGGCATACGTGTCGCGCGCGGGCGCGGGCTGCGACGGCGACGGCGCCAGGCGGTGGCGGTCGAGTCGTCGGCGCTCGCCGTCGGCATCCACCGCGACGACCGGGTAGCGGGCGTCGGCGATCATCCAGAACGCGGTGTCGACTCCGCTGCGGGTCACCAGTGCGTCGGCATCCGGTACCAGCCCGAGGGGACGCAGCGCCTGGTCGACGGCGAGGGTGCGCAGCAGGGCCTCGTCGTCGCTCGAGACCCGGGTGCGACCCTCCTGGTCGGGGCCGACGCGAAC
The sequence above is a segment of the Microbacterium sp. PM5 genome. Coding sequences within it:
- a CDS encoding WXG100 family type VII secretion target, with the translated sequence MTAFSVDSDAVLSATGAIRATADRLQSETAAMLGQLTQLQSAWTGSAAVAFQGLVDRWRAAQTELESALGDIGTALGNAGAQYAQTESSAASMFR
- a CDS encoding HAMP domain-containing sensor histidine kinase, which translates into the protein MTADGVYAAHAKKNDRLTSWWRGISLRAKVTGVTVAVLTGGLLVAGFGTAVFLRNAQIAERDQSISQTVTLDQASSLLNVEVVDGVAKFEPADYPPLTSFYIAVYGPDGTRLATGGPPSDNPPVFPATFGLDSTLMQGTTPFDLTSADGKTTFHAAVDILQIPGARENNVQLLALPLTPVNQTVASFVGIYTILALMTILVSALLTRWLVTLAFRSLGQVEQTAMSIARGDFGQRMGDIAPGTEVGKLKTAINAMLDRVDQALGQRDATVLQMRRFIGDASHELRTPLVTVRGYAELYRMGAISGDEQTAQSMERIEKEAIRMGGLVEDLLALARLDERRDIVVAPVDLRPIARDAVLDARATSPERTVSFVDDDSRPAVLRPASAPPTASAPTRRRPPTAAIGALLRRRPRADGETVTAPSPAPAVPLPSEREPIVLGDENRIRQVVANLLGNARRYTPDGSPIELAVGVDEPGGMGWISVIDHGEGIAPQLREKIFQRFWRADTSRTRETGGSGLGLSIVASVVDALHGSIVVSETPGGGATFRVAFPLAQSRDAAEHLFIETQPLPRLHIEP
- a CDS encoding response regulator transcription factor, with translation MTAPRILVVDDEPNIRDLLVTSLRFAGYQVRAVANGAQTISAVLEEEPDLIILDVMLPDMNGFSVTKRLRGAGYTAPILFLTAKDETEDKIEGLNAGGDDYVTKPFSLDEIVARLQAILRRTMQADEESTIRAGELTMDQDTHDVTVGDVSIDLSPTEFKLLRYLMLNPNRVLSKAQILDHVWEYDFNGDAGIVESYISYLRRKIDPYSSEPLIQTKRGFGYMLKAGKTA
- a CDS encoding type II CAAX endopeptidase family protein → MTTPAPQVPVPPSAPLFAPPTPPVPPTIVRTARALPVDAVIGGLAFHRLNFARRRSGWWTPLVTGILGLAIYLGFLVFVMVVIGIALFRDPERLDDLARLGQSGGVDMGDPLMVAILLGTIALMLPAYILASLIVNGRRVGLVSSAAGRLRWRWMLLCGALAVGVSAVLTVVGLLLPGGTEEPATGGPAPTWPITLVVVLLLVPVQAAAEEYIFRGYLMQSIGRWLRHPAFAILLPVPLFVLGHGYDLLGQIGVGLFAVAAGWLTWRTGGLEAAIALHVVNNLSAFLLSLASGSSPTESSTGLVSFLWSFLLIAGYVAIVEWMLARRPLPRTLVLPPPAPVW
- a CDS encoding DNA repair helicase XPB is translated as MADGPLIVQSDRTVLLEVAHPHAETARHELAIFAELERAPEHIHTYRVTRLGLWNARAAGHSADDMLATLDRWSRFPVPASVSIDIRETVNRYGRLVIERDAEGALVLRGSDPAVLAEMAKNKRIQPLLIGHPSPDTYVIDAWARGHIKQELLKIGWPAEDHAGYTPGTPHEIDLHEDGWTLRPYQRQAVDIFSEGGSGVVVLPCGAGKTLVGAAAMAETKTTTLILVTNTVSARQWRDELLKRTTLTPEEIGEYSGQTKEIKPVTIATYQILTAKRKGQYAHLALLDALDWGLIVYDEVHLLPAPVFKLTADLQARRRLGLTATLVREDGREGDVFSLIGPKRFDAPWKEIEAQGFISPAVCYEVRVDLPPSDRMEYAASADDERYRLAATAHAKIGVVKDLVARHAGEQILVIGQYLDQIDVLSEALDAPKITGATPVDEREELFAAFREARLPVLVVSKVANFSIDLPDASVAIQVSGSFGSRQEEAQRLGRLLRPKSNGHTASFYTLIARDTVDQDFAQNRQRFLAEQGYSYTILDAEGIAAA